One Punica granatum isolate Tunisia-2019 chromosome 3, ASM765513v2, whole genome shotgun sequence genomic window carries:
- the LOC116198621 gene encoding geranylgeranyl pyrophosphate synthase, chloroplastic-like produces the protein MKSLSLRTLFSTLTKTYFPVGAHSKFRPPLRFGLSISGIPTDEEAVREEDDSPRPAFDFKAYLAGKLASVNEALDGAVPLRDPLRIHEAMRYSLLAGGKRVCPIFCIAACEIVGGAQPVAMPAACSLEMIHTMSLIHDDLPCMDNDDLRRGKPTNHKVYGEAIAVLAGDALLALAFEQIAVKTEGVPPARIVRAIGELARLIGAEGVVAGQVADVSSEGMSNVGLKELEFIHLKKTAALLEASVVLGAIMGGGSNDEVEKLRSFARSTGLLFQVVDDILDVTKSSQELGKTAGKDLVAGKVTFPKLLGIEKSREFAKELNQNAQGQLAGFDPKKAAPLVALADYVASRQS, from the exons ATGAAGTCACTGAGCTTGAGAACCCTCTTTTCCACCTTGACGAAGACTTATTTCCCCGTCGGAGCTCATTCGAAGTTTCGTCCGCCGCTCAGGTTTGGCCTATCCATCTCGGGGATCCCGACCGATGAGGAGGCGGTCCGGGAGGAGGATGACAGCCCGAGGCCCGCCTTCGACTTCAAGGCCTACTTGGCGGGAAAGCTGGCATCGGTGAACGAGGCCCTGGACGGGGCGGTCCCCCTGCGGGATCCGCTCAGGATCCACGAGGCGATGCGATACTCCCTGCTCGCGGGCGGGAAGCGGGTCTGCCCCATCTTCTGCATTGCTGCCTGCGAGATCGTGGGCGGGGCCCAGCCCGTGGCGATGCCTGCCGCCTGCTCCCTCGAGATGATCCACACTATGTCCCTCATCCACGACGACCTCCCCTGTATGGACAACGATGACCTGCGTCGTGGTAAGCCCACCAACCACAAG GTATACGGGGAAGCTATTGCGGTTTTGGCTGGTGATGCCCTTTTAGCACTGGCATTTGAGCAGATCGCCGTCAAGACAGAAGGTGTGCCCCCAGCACGGATTGTCCGAGCAATCGGAGAACTCGCGAGATTGATTGGAGCAGAGGGCGTCGTAGCTGGCCAAGTGGCAGATGTAAGCTCCGAGGGGATGTCCAATGTAGGCTTGAAGGAGCTTGAGTTCATCCACTTAAAGAAGACCGCAGCCCTTCTTGAGGCCTCCGTCGTGCTCGGGGCGATCATGGGAGGTGGGTCCAACGATGAGGTTGAGAAATTGAGGAGCTTCGCCCGGAGCACCGGGTTGCTGTTCCAGGTGGTGGATGATATATTGGACGTGACAAAGTCGTCCCAGGAGCTTGGAAAAACTGCAGGGAAGGACTTAGTGGCTGGCAAGGTCACCTTCCCGAAATTGTTGGGGATCGAGAAGTCGAGGGAGTTTGCCAAGGAGTTGAATCAGAACGCCCAAGGACAGTTGGCGGGGTTCGATCCTAAAAAGGCAGCTCCACTGGTCGCTCTAGCAGATTACGTTGCCAGCAGGCAAAGCTGA